In Saccharothrix syringae, the following are encoded in one genomic region:
- a CDS encoding monooxygenase encodes MTKPASPLWRLGTATTALATAFAVVACGSNAGNGAVPPPAGSHNAHAAQPSSAPQPLRAGERFLDLKMAEAYTPAPPEGGGTDEYRCQVIDPGLTKAAFLTGTQVTPENVAIAHHAIVYAVPPGGAAAVREQDAKTPGLGWQCFGGTGVAGAEVEEGEAAWVDTWAPGATETLFTEDVGFKLEPGSLIVLQMHYNLLATDGKPAGSDRSAVRLRLTDGTPQTRELDTLPLDAPTDLPCAADESGPLCDRAASIADVTKRFGAEVGATADEQLEECGQSAPKPGDTQTCDHEVSEPVTLFAGFGHMHLLGRAIKVELNPGRPNAEVVLDVPQFDFDNQRLVKLPSPVEVGPGDTLRVTCTHDAGLRKQLPQLSKLPPRYVVWGDGTSDEMCTGIMTVSPRKS; translated from the coding sequence ATGACGAAACCTGCTAGTCCACTGTGGAGGCTCGGGACGGCCACCACGGCGCTGGCGACGGCGTTCGCCGTCGTCGCCTGCGGGTCGAACGCCGGCAACGGTGCGGTGCCCCCTCCGGCCGGCTCGCACAACGCGCACGCGGCCCAGCCGTCGTCCGCGCCGCAGCCGCTGCGCGCCGGCGAGCGGTTCCTCGACCTGAAGATGGCCGAGGCGTACACGCCCGCGCCGCCGGAGGGCGGCGGCACGGACGAGTACCGGTGCCAGGTGATCGATCCGGGCCTGACCAAGGCGGCGTTCCTGACCGGGACCCAGGTGACGCCCGAGAACGTCGCCATCGCGCACCACGCCATCGTGTACGCGGTGCCGCCGGGCGGTGCTGCCGCGGTGCGCGAGCAGGACGCGAAGACCCCCGGCCTCGGCTGGCAGTGCTTCGGCGGGACCGGCGTGGCCGGCGCCGAGGTGGAAGAGGGGGAGGCGGCGTGGGTGGACACCTGGGCGCCGGGCGCCACGGAGACACTGTTCACCGAGGACGTCGGCTTCAAGCTGGAGCCGGGCAGCCTGATCGTCCTCCAGATGCACTACAACCTGCTCGCGACCGACGGCAAGCCCGCCGGGTCGGACCGCTCGGCGGTGCGGCTGCGGCTGACGGACGGCACGCCGCAGACCCGGGAGCTCGACACGTTGCCGCTCGACGCGCCGACCGACCTGCCCTGCGCCGCCGACGAGTCGGGTCCGCTCTGCGACCGGGCGGCCTCGATCGCGGACGTGACGAAGCGGTTCGGGGCGGAGGTCGGCGCCACCGCGGACGAGCAGCTCGAGGAGTGCGGCCAGAGCGCGCCGAAGCCCGGCGACACCCAGACCTGCGACCACGAGGTGTCGGAGCCGGTGACGCTGTTCGCCGGTTTCGGCCACATGCACCTGCTCGGGCGGGCCATCAAGGTCGAGCTCAACCCGGGCAGGCCGAACGCCGAGGTCGTGCTGGACGTGCCGCAGTTCGACTTCGACAACCAGCGGCTGGTGAAGCTGCCGTCACCGGTGGAGGTCGGTCCGGGGGACACGCTGCGGGTGACGTGCACGCACGACGCGGGGCTGCGCAAACAGCTGCCGCAGCTGAGCAAGCTGCCGCCGCGCTACGTGGTGTGGGGTGACGGCACCAGCGACGAGATGTGCACGGGCATCATGACGGTCTCCCCCCGCAAGTCCTGA
- a CDS encoding MMPL family transporter: MLEDSLPGGEDDTFVFVYHRDSGMTDADRATVERHYDTLAERYPPKVAAPTGEEDEGPRTRPSTDGKAMMSTLDVSTTYGAPETIVVVTLLLITTYRSPVLWLVPLVAVGAAALTSMATVYLLVTGFGIVVDDQNSALLTILVFGVGTDYALRGAAPAIVASAATVIAGLFCLLVADLNSTSGLGPIGAAGILCALVAVLTLFPAMLVVLGRRIFWPAIPRFGTAVREKPGLWVRLGAAISRRRWVAALGSLGVLGVLAIGLTGSTGALGEQDQFVSAQESVTGFTAADDDLYAAGAPGAGARRRQGHSRRGSGRPGRVPRRLGRHLGVPDGRAGHRRGVRHDQAGAHRRARGDRRRGTVSPSRRRPRP; the protein is encoded by the coding sequence GTGCTGGAGGACAGCCTCCCCGGCGGGGAGGACGACACGTTCGTCTTCGTGTACCACCGCGACAGCGGCATGACCGACGCCGACCGCGCGACGGTCGAGCGCCACTACGACACCCTTGCCGAGCGGTACCCGCCGAAGGTGGCGGCCCCGACCGGTGAGGAGGACGAGGGCCCGCGGACGAGACCCTCCACCGACGGCAAGGCGATGATGTCCACCCTCGACGTGAGCACGACCTACGGCGCACCGGAGACCATCGTCGTCGTCACGCTCCTGCTCATCACCACCTACCGCAGCCCGGTGTTGTGGCTCGTCCCGCTCGTGGCCGTGGGCGCGGCCGCACTGACCTCGATGGCGACCGTCTACCTGCTCGTCACGGGGTTCGGCATCGTGGTCGACGACCAGAACTCGGCGCTGCTGACGATCCTGGTGTTCGGCGTCGGCACGGACTACGCGCTGCGCGGCGCGGCGCCGGCCATCGTCGCGTCCGCGGCCACCGTGATCGCCGGCCTGTTCTGCCTGCTCGTCGCGGACCTGAACAGCACCAGCGGGTTGGGCCCGATCGGCGCGGCCGGCATCCTGTGCGCGCTGGTGGCCGTGCTGACGCTGTTCCCGGCGATGCTGGTGGTCCTCGGCAGGCGGATCTTCTGGCCGGCCATCCCGCGGTTCGGCACGGCCGTGCGGGAGAAGCCGGGGCTGTGGGTGCGGCTCGGCGCCGCCATCAGCCGCCGCCGGTGGGTGGCGGCGCTCGGCTCGCTCGGAGTCCTGGGCGTGCTCGCCATCGGTTTGACGGGCAGCACCGGCGCCCTGGGGGAGCAGGACCAGTTCGTGTCCGCGCAGGAGTCGGTCACCGGCTTCACCGCAGCCGATGACGATCTTTACGCGGCCGGCGCACCAGGAGCGGGTGCTCGCCGTCGTCAAGGGCACTCCCGGCGTGGCAGTGGCCGTCCCGGGCGAGTCCCGCGGCGGCTGGGCCGACATCTCGGTGTTCCCGACGGACGCGCCGGACACCGCCGCGGAGTACGACACGATCAAGCGGGTGCGCACCGCCGTGCACGCGGTGACCGGCGCCGGGGGACGGTCAGCCCATCGCGGCGTCGTCCCCGGCCGTGA
- a CDS encoding HAMP domain-containing sensor histidine kinase → MSGSAGRGSRRPARWWRRRSLRTRLTVIAATAIAVSVFASFQVASELLAWELQDTAKDQLRVDCRVLATNAELAGLAQVRLPPYPGSGPLVRVVLPDGSTRTPDGQPALPPVSEHAGRVARGVSADLMESGDSDEDGYLVYTLRAGGGAVQVARVADDSLINRFGLGMLLIGLFCVASGALVGRAVARTGLAPIDRLAAAAVRVARTRDLDADIPDEGGGEIRQLIQSINDMLAALRDSRQAQRLLAEDAAHELKTPLTSLRLNIELLIRLDRRGTLDSALPSESRTRLLNDLGAQVAELSTLATELTDLARGDVSDESTELLDLADVVVAAATQARSRTPDIEVALDVTPVWVSGRPAALQRAVLNLVDNAVKWSPADQPVQVRLRARGASAVLEVDDAGPGIDAADVPRVFDRFYRADSARALPGSGLGLSIVQRVVDAHGGQATVGRSARGGALLRVDLPAAPIARLTAGDDAAMG, encoded by the coding sequence GTGAGCGGGTCCGCCGGCCGGGGCTCGCGCCGGCCGGCCCGCTGGTGGCGTCGGCGGTCCCTGCGGACCAGGCTGACGGTGATCGCGGCGACGGCCATCGCGGTCAGCGTGTTCGCGTCCTTCCAGGTCGCCAGCGAGCTGCTGGCCTGGGAGCTGCAGGACACCGCGAAGGACCAGCTGCGCGTGGACTGCCGCGTCCTGGCGACGAACGCGGAGCTCGCCGGTCTGGCGCAGGTCCGGCTACCGCCGTATCCCGGATCGGGTCCGCTGGTGCGGGTCGTCCTGCCCGACGGCTCGACCCGGACGCCGGACGGCCAACCCGCGCTGCCGCCTGTCAGCGAGCACGCCGGGCGCGTGGCGCGGGGCGTGTCGGCCGACCTGATGGAGTCGGGCGACAGCGACGAGGACGGCTACCTCGTCTACACGCTGCGGGCAGGCGGCGGCGCGGTCCAGGTGGCCCGCGTCGCCGACGACAGCCTGATCAACCGGTTCGGGTTGGGCATGCTGCTGATCGGGCTGTTCTGCGTGGCCAGCGGCGCCCTCGTCGGGCGGGCCGTGGCGCGGACCGGGCTGGCACCGATCGACCGGCTGGCCGCCGCCGCGGTCCGCGTCGCGCGCACCCGGGACCTCGACGCCGACATCCCGGACGAGGGGGGTGGGGAGATCCGGCAGCTGATCCAGTCGATCAACGACATGCTCGCCGCGCTCCGGGACTCCCGGCAGGCCCAGCGGCTGCTCGCCGAGGACGCCGCCCACGAGCTCAAGACCCCGCTCACCAGCCTGCGCCTCAACATCGAACTGCTGATCCGGCTCGATCGGCGCGGCACCCTGGACAGCGCACTGCCCTCGGAGAGCCGGACCCGGCTGCTCAACGATCTCGGCGCCCAGGTCGCCGAGTTGAGCACCCTCGCCACCGAGCTGACCGACCTGGCGCGCGGTGACGTCAGCGACGAGAGCACCGAACTGCTCGACCTCGCCGACGTGGTGGTGGCCGCCGCGACTCAGGCGCGTTCCCGCACGCCCGACATCGAGGTCGCGCTCGACGTGACCCCCGTGTGGGTGAGCGGGCGTCCCGCCGCGCTCCAACGGGCGGTGCTCAACCTCGTCGACAACGCCGTCAAGTGGTCCCCCGCGGACCAGCCGGTCCAGGTCCGGCTCCGTGCCCGGGGCGCGTCGGCGGTGCTCGAGGTCGACGACGCCGGGCCGGGCATCGACGCCGCCGACGTACCGCGGGTGTTCGACCGGTTCTACCGCGCCGACAGCGCCAGGGCGTTGCCGGGATCCGGTCTGGGGCTGTCGATCGTGCAGCGGGTCGTCGACGCCCATGGCGGCCAGGCCACCGTGGGCCGCTCCGCGCGCGGCGGCGCGTTGCTCCGGGTCGACCTCCCGGCCGCCCCGATCGCGCGGCTCACGGCCGGGGACGACGCCGCGATGGGCTGA
- a CDS encoding response regulator transcription factor, whose protein sequence is MRIMIADDEAAIRESLERVLQVEGYDTSTVANGLAVLDGVEGDEPDLLILDVMMPRLGGVETCRRLRAAGRDLPVLMLTARDQVSDRVAGLDAGADDYLPKPFATEELLARVRALLRRRASGDDESQVLTFADVRVDPDRFEAWRGGRPLRLTRTEFFLLEVLVRNANRVLTRGELFEAIWGFDMSVTSNNLQVYVSYLRRKMEAGGEPRLIYTRRGLGYTLRETPP, encoded by the coding sequence GTGCGGATCATGATCGCGGATGACGAGGCGGCCATCCGCGAGTCGCTGGAGCGGGTGCTCCAGGTCGAGGGTTACGACACCAGCACCGTCGCCAACGGTCTCGCCGTGCTCGACGGGGTCGAGGGCGACGAGCCGGATCTGCTGATCCTCGACGTGATGATGCCCCGCCTCGGCGGGGTGGAGACCTGCCGGCGGTTGCGGGCAGCCGGCCGGGACCTGCCGGTGCTGATGCTGACCGCCCGGGATCAGGTCTCCGACCGGGTCGCGGGGCTGGACGCGGGCGCCGACGACTACCTGCCCAAGCCGTTCGCCACCGAGGAGTTGCTGGCCAGGGTCCGGGCCCTGCTGCGCCGCCGGGCGTCGGGTGACGACGAGTCGCAGGTCCTGACGTTCGCCGACGTCCGGGTCGATCCCGACAGGTTCGAGGCGTGGCGGGGCGGGCGGCCGCTCCGCCTGACCCGGACCGAGTTCTTCCTGCTGGAGGTCCTCGTGCGCAACGCGAACCGCGTGTTGACCCGAGGCGAGCTGTTCGAGGCGATCTGGGGCTTCGACATGAGCGTCACCTCCAACAACCTCCAGGTGTACGTGAGCTACCTGCGCCGCAAGATGGAGGCCGGGGGTGAGCCGCGATTGATCTACACGCGGCGCGGCTTGGGGTACACGTTGCGGGAGACCCCTCCGTGA
- a CDS encoding alpha/beta fold hydrolase — translation MRDDDTPQYTELPARARRAIEDFLPPDALVAEHLRRYADVRPRPADREGDTEVLDGVVFNHHFAEVPGDQETVRWHYVETGTGDPVVFLHGMPDSWFLWHHQMAALAGSHRCIAVDLKGYGQSEKGRGDYRQAGVARQLVDLLDALGIDRFALVTHDRGTVLGDHVAAAQPTRVRHYVRGEQHLHHFHPALSPHDDLLAEAPWTGMLADPGQFVVRAHAMVGGLPITEADLRRVIQEFSYPGIDRAVPRYAMASTFRKEWLERRRDLIPRWRSPITLLQGWDSRTQPREFFADAAEHIPHAAGVDVRYVTGGHFWPLESPDETTGVLRDVLGR, via the coding sequence ATGCGTGACGACGACACCCCGCAGTACACGGAACTCCCCGCCCGCGCGCGGCGGGCGATCGAAGACTTCCTGCCGCCCGACGCCCTCGTGGCCGAGCACCTGCGGCGCTATGCCGACGTGCGGCCCCGCCCCGCGGACCGCGAAGGCGACACCGAGGTGCTCGACGGGGTCGTGTTCAACCACCACTTCGCCGAGGTCCCCGGCGACCAGGAGACGGTCCGCTGGCACTACGTCGAGACCGGGACCGGCGACCCGGTGGTGTTCCTGCACGGCATGCCCGACTCGTGGTTCCTGTGGCACCACCAGATGGCGGCGCTGGCCGGCTCCCATCGCTGCATCGCCGTGGACCTCAAGGGCTACGGGCAGTCGGAGAAGGGCAGGGGCGACTACCGGCAGGCGGGCGTGGCCCGGCAACTGGTCGACCTGCTCGACGCGCTCGGTATCGACCGGTTCGCGCTGGTCACCCACGACCGCGGCACCGTGCTGGGCGACCACGTGGCGGCCGCCCAGCCGACGCGGGTCCGCCACTACGTCCGCGGCGAGCAGCACCTGCACCACTTCCACCCGGCGCTCTCCCCGCACGACGACCTCCTCGCGGAAGCCCCGTGGACCGGGATGCTGGCGGATCCCGGTCAGTTCGTCGTCCGCGCCCATGCCATGGTCGGCGGCCTGCCGATCACCGAAGCGGACCTGCGCCGCGTCATCCAGGAGTTCTCCTACCCCGGGATCGACCGGGCCGTCCCGCGCTACGCGATGGCGTCCACCTTCCGCAAGGAGTGGCTCGAGCGGCGCCGGGACCTGATCCCGCGCTGGCGGAGCCCGATCACCCTGCTCCAGGGCTGGGACTCGCGCACGCAGCCCCGCGAGTTCTTCGCCGACGCCGCCGAGCACATCCCGCACGCGGCCGGCGTCGACGTGCGCTACGTGACCGGCGGGCACTTCTGGCCGCTGGAGAGCCCGGACGAGACGACCGGCGTCCTGCGCGACGTGCTGGGCCGGTAG
- a CDS encoding LysR family transcriptional regulator produces the protein MELRHLEHFLAVADTGSFTRAAARLHVVQSGVSATVRALERELGSELFDRSGRHVTLTAAGKALQPRARDTLDAARAAKDAVHRVQGALHGTVTVGTLTAIDVVDLPGLLAELRAEHPGVTVRLRAAMAGSAGLAQHLREGRLDVAFLALPDPRPSDLDTRLLATAELAVYVPGSHPLAGEHRATLARLAEFPFVDTPVGFGSRTVVDRAFAAAGVEREVTVEVANVATAVDFVRAGLGIAFLADRLVPDPSGLHVVQVADGDLHWRLTVATAAARRPSAATRAFLDLLHERHPTPVTPRG, from the coding sequence GTGGAACTGCGTCACCTCGAACACTTCCTCGCGGTCGCCGACACCGGGAGCTTCACCAGGGCGGCGGCGCGGCTGCACGTCGTCCAGTCCGGGGTGTCCGCGACGGTCCGCGCCCTGGAACGGGAGCTGGGATCGGAGCTGTTCGACCGCAGCGGCCGGCACGTCACGCTCACGGCGGCCGGGAAGGCGTTGCAGCCGCGGGCCCGGGACACCCTCGACGCCGCGCGGGCCGCCAAGGACGCGGTCCACCGGGTCCAGGGTGCCCTGCACGGCACCGTGACGGTCGGCACGCTGACCGCGATCGACGTCGTCGACCTGCCGGGGCTCCTGGCGGAGCTGCGCGCGGAGCACCCCGGCGTCACGGTGCGCCTGCGGGCCGCCATGGCGGGCTCGGCCGGCCTGGCCCAGCACCTGCGCGAGGGCAGGCTCGACGTCGCGTTCCTGGCCCTGCCCGACCCGCGGCCCTCCGACCTCGACACCCGGCTGCTGGCCACCGCGGAGCTGGCCGTCTACGTGCCCGGTTCCCACCCCCTCGCGGGCGAGCACCGGGCGACGCTCGCCCGGCTGGCCGAGTTCCCGTTCGTGGACACCCCCGTCGGGTTCGGCAGCCGCACCGTCGTCGACCGGGCGTTCGCGGCCGCGGGGGTCGAGCGCGAGGTCACGGTGGAGGTCGCCAACGTGGCGACGGCGGTCGACTTCGTCCGGGCCGGCCTGGGCATCGCGTTCCTCGCCGACCGCCTGGTGCCCGACCCGAGCGGCCTGCACGTCGTCCAGGTCGCCGACGGTGACCTGCACTGGCGGTTGACGGTCGCCACCGCCGCGGCACGCCGCCCCAGCGCCGCCACGCGGGCGTTCCTCGACCTGCTCCACGAACGGCATCCCACGCCGGTGACGCCGCGGGGCTGA
- a CDS encoding helix-turn-helix domain-containing protein produces the protein MAPPRVARLLRVSRKSAYGWHARWRTGGVEVPRSRGPCGRRSRMRPDLADPAADGLHPAAAGPPGR, from the coding sequence GTGGCTCCGCCGCGGGTGGCGCGGCTGTTACGGGTCTCGCGCAAGTCCGCCTACGGCTGGCACGCCCGCTGGCGGACCGGCGGGGTGGAGGTGCCGCGGTCGCGGGGCCCGTGCGGGCGGCGGTCGCGCATGCGCCCAGACCTGGCGGATCCTGCGGCAGATGGGCTTCACCCCGCAGCTGCCGGTCCACCGGGCCGCTGA
- a CDS encoding transposase: MLRQMGFTPQLPVHRAAERDESGVAAWVRTTQAGRVSLAGTVCRKPDFAVLLDAAMRALIATRLWLTVFRLPPYAPDLNPAEGVWSHLKRSLANLAPFALDGLVAVIRNRLGSTAPFSSPAASASCWSAGGSSRRRWGNTRPSIVCR, encoded by the coding sequence ATCCTGCGGCAGATGGGCTTCACCCCGCAGCTGCCGGTCCACCGGGCCGCTGAGCGCGACGAGTCCGGCGTGGCCGCCTGGGTGCGCACCACCCAGGCGGGTCGGGTGTCCCTGGCCGGCACGGTCTGCCGCAAACCCGATTTCGCCGTCCTGCTCGACGCCGCCATGCGCGCACTGATCGCGACACGGCTGTGGTTGACGGTGTTCCGGCTGCCGCCCTACGCCCCGGACCTGAATCCGGCCGAGGGCGTGTGGTCTCACCTGAAACGCAGCCTGGCCAACCTGGCGCCTTTCGCGCTCGACGGGCTGGTCGCGGTGATCCGCAACCGCCTCGGCAGTACCGCCCCGTTCAGCTCGCCGGCGGCATCAGCTTCGTGTTGGAGCGCTGGCGGGTCATCCCGGCGCAGGTGGGGGAACACGAGGCCCTCGATCGTCTGTCGGTGA
- a CDS encoding alpha/beta hydrolase yields the protein MTKQVTERSSAQPVGPPPPFDPELAPVLEVLTGLRPPDAYRPDNIVEMREPVPGVETPTDEVLSRGGAYSVRERVVPGPDGQPDISLLICLPKHAATPTPVIYHVHGGGMIVGDNRFGLVEMLDLAEPMGVAVVSVEYRLAPETPHPGPVEDCYAGLVWVSEHAHELDIDPGRIVIAGASAGGGLAAGVTLMARDRNGPAVLAQLLLSPMLDDRNDSPSAQQMRGLGIWDSSSNETGWNALLGDSVRGGPDVSAYAAPARAADLSGLPSTFVDVGSAETFRDEDVAHASRMWQAGCHVELHVWPGGFHGFDVVVPHAVISQDAIAARAAWLRRQLGRTPRQGAELGA from the coding sequence ATGACCAAGCAAGTCACGGAGCGGTCTTCCGCCCAGCCGGTCGGACCGCCACCACCTTTCGATCCAGAGCTCGCCCCCGTCCTCGAGGTGCTGACCGGCCTGCGCCCACCGGACGCGTACCGCCCGGACAACATCGTGGAGATGCGCGAGCCCGTTCCCGGCGTGGAGACCCCGACCGACGAGGTCCTCTCACGCGGTGGCGCCTACAGCGTGCGGGAGCGGGTGGTGCCGGGGCCGGACGGGCAACCGGACATCTCGCTGCTGATCTGCCTCCCGAAGCACGCGGCGACCCCCACCCCGGTGATCTACCACGTCCACGGAGGCGGCATGATCGTCGGGGACAACCGGTTCGGCCTCGTCGAGATGCTGGACTTGGCCGAACCGATGGGCGTGGCCGTGGTCTCGGTCGAGTACCGGCTCGCACCCGAGACACCCCACCCCGGTCCCGTCGAGGACTGCTACGCGGGCCTGGTGTGGGTGTCGGAGCACGCCCACGAGCTCGACATCGACCCCGGGCGCATCGTCATCGCCGGTGCGAGCGCCGGCGGCGGCCTCGCAGCAGGTGTCACCTTGATGGCGCGCGACCGCAACGGCCCGGCCGTCCTGGCCCAGCTGCTCCTGTCGCCGATGCTCGACGACCGCAACGACTCGCCCTCCGCCCAGCAGATGCGCGGCCTCGGCATCTGGGACAGCTCCTCGAACGAGACCGGGTGGAACGCGCTCCTCGGCGACAGCGTGCGCGGAGGACCGGACGTGTCCGCGTACGCCGCGCCTGCCCGTGCCGCGGACCTCTCCGGCCTGCCGTCCACGTTCGTCGACGTCGGGTCGGCCGAAACGTTCCGGGACGAGGACGTTGCCCATGCGAGCCGCATGTGGCAGGCGGGCTGCCACGTCGAACTGCACGTCTGGCCTGGCGGGTTCCACGGGTTCGACGTCGTGGTTCCTCACGCCGTGATCTCGCAGGACGCCATCGCCGCCCGAGCGGCATGGCTGCGCCGTCAACTGGGGCGTACTCCCCGGCAAGGCGCTGAGCTGGGCGCGTGA
- a CDS encoding SDR family oxidoreductase, whose protein sequence is MSGSDRDRLDGRRALVTGGSKGSGKAVAQRLREMGADVYVTARTMPDGYEHPDRFIEADLTTVEGTNAVAARIAEVGGALDILVHVVGGASTPAGGFAVITDDQWLTELNLNFLGAVRLDRALLPAMIESGAGVVLHFTSIQRELPQYDASLAYAAAKAALRTYSKGLANELAPRGVRVNAISPGGIETEAYERFVDRIAEGNGLTREEAKQTIYDSLGGVPLGRFANTAEIADLVGFLVSDRASAIVGAEYVIDGGTVPTV, encoded by the coding sequence ATGTCTGGTTCCGACCGCGATCGTCTCGACGGTCGCCGGGCGCTGGTCACGGGCGGTTCGAAGGGCTCGGGCAAGGCCGTCGCGCAGAGGCTGCGAGAGATGGGCGCCGACGTCTACGTGACGGCGCGAACGATGCCCGACGGGTACGAGCACCCAGACCGATTCATCGAAGCGGACCTGACGACGGTCGAGGGCACCAACGCGGTGGCCGCTCGAATCGCCGAGGTCGGCGGCGCACTGGACATCCTGGTGCACGTCGTCGGAGGCGCGTCGACGCCGGCCGGTGGATTCGCGGTCATCACCGATGACCAGTGGCTCACGGAGCTGAACCTCAACTTCCTGGGAGCGGTGCGGCTCGATCGAGCGCTTCTCCCGGCGATGATCGAGTCCGGGGCGGGCGTGGTGCTGCACTTCACCTCGATCCAGCGTGAACTGCCCCAGTACGACGCGTCCCTGGCGTACGCGGCAGCGAAGGCCGCTCTGCGCACGTACAGCAAGGGACTTGCCAACGAACTCGCGCCGCGCGGCGTACGGGTCAACGCGATCAGCCCCGGCGGGATCGAGACCGAGGCGTACGAGAGGTTCGTGGACCGGATCGCCGAGGGCAACGGACTCACACGTGAGGAAGCCAAGCAGACCATCTACGACTCCCTGGGAGGAGTACCGCTGGGACGGTTCGCGAACACCGCGGAAATCGCGGACCTGGTCGGGTTCCTGGTCTCGGACCGCGCCTCGGCGATCGTGGGAGCCGAGTACGTGATCGACGGCGGGACCGTGCCGACCGTCTGA
- a CDS encoding nuclear transport factor 2 family protein, with protein MTQHTDLPSDLLPATVREFFAAHVARDADTASSFLTEDVVVVDQEETFRGREAVHAFLRDAGSEFEYTTEQIGARRVDDAHWVVTVRLEGTFPGGVAELDYRFALRGGLVAELVIANHTA; from the coding sequence ATGACACAGCACACCGATCTTCCGTCCGACCTGCTCCCGGCCACCGTGCGCGAGTTCTTCGCCGCCCACGTCGCCCGCGACGCCGACACCGCCTCGTCGTTCCTCACCGAGGACGTCGTGGTCGTGGACCAGGAAGAGACCTTCCGCGGCCGGGAAGCGGTCCACGCGTTCCTGCGGGACGCCGGGTCCGAGTTCGAGTACACGACCGAGCAGATCGGCGCTCGGCGCGTCGATGACGCCCACTGGGTGGTGACCGTGCGGCTCGAAGGCACCTTCCCGGGTGGGGTCGCCGAGCTCGACTACCGGTTCGCACTGCGGGGCGGCCTCGTCGCCGAACTCGTCATCGCCAACCACACCGCCTGA
- a CDS encoding MerR family transcriptional regulator, whose amino-acid sequence MLTIGEFSRLTHLSVRTLRRYHEAALLEPAVVDESTGYRYYAVDQIPTAQVIHRLRELDVPLGDVRRILRTPDPGVRAALVADHLQRLEDVLDRTRTAVVSLRRLLRPDPAPIDVELRAEPARTVAAVEAVVEHHEVAAWFAGAMAELEAAVGSAVTGPPGGCYDNALFEQERGHALVYLPTAAPPRTGRVHPVVLPAAELAVTTHVGEHNGVDVTYGELGTWVVENAMSVAGPVREVYAVGPRDSGDPAAWRTEIGWPVFRVT is encoded by the coding sequence ATGTTGACCATCGGAGAGTTCTCGCGGCTGACCCACCTGAGCGTGCGGACCCTTCGCCGGTACCACGAGGCGGCCCTGCTGGAACCCGCCGTGGTGGACGAGAGCACCGGCTACCGCTACTACGCCGTCGACCAGATCCCGACCGCGCAGGTCATCCACCGGCTCCGCGAACTCGACGTCCCCCTGGGCGATGTGCGGCGAATCCTCCGGACCCCCGACCCCGGTGTCCGGGCGGCCCTGGTCGCGGACCACCTGCAACGCCTGGAGGACGTGCTCGACCGCACCAGGACCGCGGTCGTGTCGCTGCGGCGCCTGCTCCGGCCCGACCCCGCGCCGATCGACGTCGAACTGCGCGCGGAGCCCGCCCGGACGGTCGCGGCGGTGGAGGCCGTGGTCGAGCACCACGAGGTCGCTGCCTGGTTCGCAGGCGCGATGGCAGAACTGGAGGCGGCCGTCGGCTCCGCCGTGACCGGACCGCCGGGCGGCTGCTACGACAACGCTCTCTTCGAACAGGAGCGCGGTCACGCGCTGGTCTACCTGCCGACCGCCGCGCCACCTCGCACCGGACGCGTGCACCCCGTAGTCCTCCCGGCCGCGGAACTGGCCGTCACCACTCACGTCGGCGAGCACAACGGCGTCGATGTCACGTACGGCGAACTCGGGACCTGGGTGGTGGAGAACGCGATGTCGGTGGCCGGACCGGTGCGGGAAGTCTACGCCGTCGGTCCTCGTGACTCGGGCGATCCCGCCGCGTGGCGCACCGAGATCGGCTGGCCGGTCTTTCGCGTCACCTGA